In Pristiophorus japonicus isolate sPriJap1 unplaced genomic scaffold, sPriJap1.hap1 HAP1_SCAFFOLD_252, whole genome shotgun sequence, the following proteins share a genomic window:
- the LOC139247030 gene encoding histone H2A-III-like, whose product MWEEFLILSMNVQIVEMSRKCKNGGKARAKAKSRSSRARLQFPMGRVHRLLRKRNYAESVGVRAPDYMAAVLEYLTAEILELAGNPARDNKKTRTIPRHLQPAIRNDQALNKLLGKVTIA is encoded by the coding sequence atgtgggaggagtttctcattctttccatgAACGTGCAGATTGTGGAAATGTCTAGAAAATGCAAAaacggcggtaaagctcgggccaaggccaagtctcgctcctcccgggccagaCTGCAGTTCCCTATGGGCcgggttcacaggctcctgcgaaagagGAACTACGCTGAGAGTGTGGGTGTCAGAGCCCCggactacatggctgctgtgctcgagtatctgaccgctgaaatcctggagctggccggcaacccggcccgcgacaacaagaagacccgcaccatccccagacacctgcagccggCAATCCGCAACGACCAGgcactcaacaagctgctgggaaaggtgaccatcgcttag